A region from the Silene latifolia isolate original U9 population chromosome 7, ASM4854445v1, whole genome shotgun sequence genome encodes:
- the LOC141590771 gene encoding cysteine-rich receptor-like protein kinase 10: protein MLRYGNLNIFSLSDTSHLASQFKRDNVSNYAEFAPILANTMNMLIKNASSSSSHFASVEAKLTLFEQLYTFAQCTPDIDAFSCTCLKQAYNKMFLCCNASEPSETKLGEGGFGIVYKGTLGNGLQLAIKRLSKGTSGQGTQEFMTEAGVLAKLQHRNLVKLLGFCSEGEEKLLVYEFMSNASLDRFLFDERNRPLLDWVTRFKIIMGIARGLQYLHEDSRLTIIHRDLKPGNILLDEEMNAKIAYFGLAKLFGGPEKFGNTLRIVGTQGYTAPEYLMTGEYSDKSDVYSFGIMLLEIVSGQKNRTVRQSTQKEDLSIEAWRLWNEERSFEITYEAVVDNCSSSEVVRCIQIGLLCVQANGSQRPTMTEVVLILTGSVDLLLPSPPMMSGISPIHSSLPIAYSSGQQIDAQTYVLSGCEEKFNYTKGSVFEKNLKLLLTGLDSESSNVNFYNSTIGDTSNKVYGLFQCRNDLSLDDCSTCVKDATKLIAEKCLLSVEGIAWYYECMLRYANRNIFGWYETFPGIHYSAIVNVSNYAEFAPILENTINDLIKNASSSYPHYASNTAAWTSSTKLYSFAQCTPDIDRTGCKYCLGSALAQLTLCCSKRVWAMVFLPSCQLRYDMTPFLKDHSNLDEAPQEVKKKSLSLAVILAIAVGGSVGLIVLAIVLWICFRHRRPKETNNDAPSASSIRLHDDTDTGFMQYDLKTLKIATSDFSTENTLGEGGFGLVYKGTLENGQEVAIKRLSHGASGQGTKEFLTEARFLAKLQHKNLVRLVGICSEGDEKLLVYEFMPNSSVDRFLFDPRYRPLLDWATRYKIIMGIARGLQYLHEDSRVTIVHRDLKPANILLDEDMNAKIADFGLAKLFGSSHKFTSTVRIVGTQGYMAPEYIMTGEYTDKSDVYSFGIMLLEIVSGRKNRKPRHSPQTEDLSIETWRLWNEERSFEITDQMLIDNCSRSEVMRCIQIGLLCVQANAEERPTMTAAVLMLTGSVDLPLPSSPMMAPSQLNISMAYSGSQQSYTDSINKSVTTRSNIDQDLYPRPR from the exons ATGCTACGGTATGGAAATCTTAACATCTTCTCGTTGTCCGACACATCTCATTTAGCCTCACAATTTAAGCGAGACAATGTATCGAATTATGCTGAATTTGCTCCAATACTAGCAAATACAATGAATATGCTGATCAAGAATGCTTCTTCGTCCTCGTCACATTTCGCTTCAGTGGAAGCTAAGTTGACATTGTTCGAACAATTGTATACCTTTGCACAGTGCACCCCTGATATTGATGCTTTTAGCTGCACTTGTCTCAAACAGGCTTATAATAAAATGTTCCTATGTTGTAATGCAAGT GAGCCATCCGAAACCAAGCTAGGTGAAGGCGGGTTCGGTATTGTTTACAAG GGAACACTGGGGAATGGACTTCAATTAGCGATTAAGAGGCTCTCCAAAGGCACCTCCGGACAGGGTACCCAGGAGTTCATGACAGAGGCTGGCGTTTTGGCTAAGCTTCAACACAGAAATCTCGTCAAGCTCCTGGGATTTTGCTCGGAAGGAGAAGAGAAACTACTTGTCTACGAGTTCATGTCTAATGCAAGCTTGGACCGCTTCTTGTTTG ATGAAAGAAACCGGCCTCTTTTAGATTGGGTAACACGGTTCAAAATTATAATGGGGATTGCAAGAGGTCTTCAATACCTCCATGAAGATTCTCGGCTCACTATTATCCATCGCGATCTTAAACCCGGAAACATTTTGTTGGATGAAGAAATGAACGCCAAGATAGCTTACTTTGGCTTGGCGAAACTCTTCGGAGGACCAGAGAAGTTTGGGAACACCCTTCGCATTGTGGGAACACA AGGATATACGGCGCCAGAGTACCTAATGACAGGTGAGTACTCCGATAAATCAGATGTCTACAGTTTTGGTATCATGCTCTTGGAGATTGTAAGCGGTCAGAAAAATAGAACAGTTCGCCAATCAACCCAAAAAGAGGACCTATCGATTGAG gCGTGGCGACTATGGAATGAGGAACGATCTTTCGAAATAACATACGAGGCAGTGGTTGATAATTGTTCAAGCAGCGAGGTTGTAAGGTGCATTCAGATAGGATTGCTATGTGTGCAAGCAAATGGATCACAAAGACCCACTATGACGGAAGTAGTTTTAATACTAACGGGTTCTGTCGATCTTCTCTTGCCATCACCACCAATGATGTCTGGCATATCCCCCATTCATTCCAGCTTGCCTATTGCTTACAGCAGCGGCCAACAAA TTGATGCACAAACATATGTACTAAGCGGTTGCGAAGAAAAATTCAATTACACCAAAGGCAGTGTCTTTGAAAAGAACCTCAAACTTCTTCTAACCGGCCTCGACTCAGAATCCTCAAATGTCAATTTCTATAACTCGACAATTGGTGACACTTCAAATAAAGTGTATGGCCTCTTTCAGTGTCGAAATGACCTTAGCCTTGACGATTGCAGCACATGTGTTAAAGACGCGACCAAATTGATAGCAGAGAAGTGCCTCTTAAGTGTTGAAGGCATAGCATGGTACTACGAGTGTATGTTACGGTATGCTAACCGTAACATTTTCGGTTGGTACGAAACATTTCCTGGGATCCATTACTCGGCCATCGTCAATGTATCTAATTATGCTGAATTTGCTCCTATCCTAGAGAATACAATCAACGACCTCATCAAGAATGCTTCATCTTCCTATCCACATTACGCTTCAAACACGGCCGCTTGGACATCGTCTACAAAATTGTACAGTTTTGCACAGTGTACCCCTGATATTGATCGAACTGGGTGTAAATATTGTCTCGGAAGTGCTCTAGCGCAACTGACTCTATGTTGTTCTAAGCGTGTCTGGGCGATGGTGTTCTTACCCAGTTGTCAGTTGAGATACGATATGACTCCATTTTTGAAAGATCATTCAAACCTCGATGAAG CTCCACAAGAAGTCAAGAAAAAATCGTTGTCGCTGGCAGTGATTTTAGCGATAGCTGTTGGTGGATCAGTCGGATTGATAGTCCTAGCAATTGTTTTGTGGATTTGTTTTCGTCATAGAAGGCCTAAAGAAACTAACAACGATGCACCTTCAGCATCATCAATCAGGCTCCATGATGATACCG ATACAGGATTTATGCAATATGATTTAAAAACGCTTAAAATCGCAACAAGTGATTTTTCAACTGAAAACACGTTGGGCGAAGGAGGGTTCGGACTTGTTTACAAGGGGACACTAGAGAATGGACAAGAAGTAGCCATTAAGAGGCTCTCTCACGGAGCCTCTGGACAAGGTACTAAGGAATTTCTGACAGAGGCGCGCTTCTTAGCGAAGCTTCAACACAAAAACCTCGTCAGGCTTGTAGGGATTTGTTCAGAAGGGGACGAAAAACTTCTTGTTTATGAGTTCATGCCTAATTCAAGCGTGGATCGGTTCTTGTTTG ATCCAAGATATAGACCGCTTTTAGATTGGGCAACACGATACAAAATTATAATGGGAATTGCAAGAGGTCTTCAGTATCTCCATGAAGATTCCCGGGTCACTATTGTACATCGTGACCTTAAACCCGCAAACATTTTATTGGATGAAGATATGAATGCAAAGATAGCTGACTTTGGGTTGGCAAAGCTCTTCGGCAGTTCACATAAGTTTACGAGCACCGTTCGCATTGTGGGAACACA AGGGTATATGGCGCCAGAGTACATAATGACAGGCGAGTACACTGATAAATCAGATGTCTACAGTTTTGGTATCATGCTTTTGGAGATCGTAAGCGGTCGGAAAAACAGAAAGCCTCGCCATTCGCCCCAAACAGAGGACCTATCAATTGAG ACGTGGAGACTATGGAATGAGGAGCGATCATTCGAGATAACAGACCAAATGCTAATTGATAATTGTTCAAGAAGCGAGGTAATGAGGTGCATTCAGATCGGATTGTTATGTGTGCAAGCAAATGCAGAGGAAAGGCCCACAATGACAGCGGCGGTTCTAATGCTAACGGGTTCTGTCGATCTTCCATTGCCATCTTCACCAATGATGGCTCCAAGTCAATTAAACATTTCGATGGCTTACAGCGGCAGCCAACAAAGTTACACCGACTCTATTAATAAGTCTGTCACAACACGATCTAATATCGATCAGGACTTATACCCGAGACCAAGATGA